One Brevibacterium spongiae DNA segment encodes these proteins:
- a CDS encoding peptide chain release factor 3, with protein sequence MTSGHYSDKDIRHEAARRRTFAVISHPDAGKSTTTEALALHARAIGQAGATHGKAGRRATVSDWMQMEQDRGISISSAALQFEYRDAVFNLVDTPGHADFSEDTYRVLSAVDCAVMLIDAAKGLEAQTMKLFEVCAHRNIPIITVINKWDRPGLDALELMDEVQQRTGLLPTPITWPVGQSGDFRGVLDRSSGEYTKYTRTDGGATIAGEETFPAEAAEDLEGDAWTTAVDESDLLEMEDQNHDQETFLAGKTTPVMFASAVLNFGIHKLLDMLVDFAPAAEARPDKDDQPRPVDDPFSGFVFKVQAGMDSNHRDRLAYIRVCSGVFERGTVLTHASTGKPFATKYAQQVFGRDRDVVDEAFPGDVVGLVNASALRVGDSLYLDKKVEFPGIPTFSPEHFMVIRAKDSSKYKQFRRGIEQLDHEGVIQVLRSELRGDQAPVLGAVGPMQFEVAEDRMTNEFNAPCTLERLNFSLARRTTPECVPTLARERSVEVLHRSDGELLALFSDRWRLQGVQKNHPDLVLEPLVVS encoded by the coding sequence GTGACTTCTGGCCATTATTCCGATAAGGACATCCGACACGAGGCGGCCCGCCGCCGCACGTTCGCTGTCATCTCCCACCCCGACGCGGGCAAGTCGACGACCACCGAGGCGCTCGCCCTGCACGCACGCGCCATCGGCCAGGCAGGAGCCACCCACGGCAAAGCGGGCCGCCGCGCCACCGTCTCCGACTGGATGCAGATGGAGCAGGACCGCGGCATCTCCATCTCCTCGGCTGCGCTGCAGTTCGAGTACCGCGATGCAGTGTTCAACCTCGTCGACACCCCGGGCCACGCCGACTTCTCCGAGGACACCTACCGTGTACTCTCCGCCGTCGACTGCGCCGTCATGCTCATCGACGCCGCCAAGGGCCTCGAGGCGCAGACGATGAAGCTCTTCGAAGTCTGCGCCCACCGCAATATTCCGATCATCACGGTCATCAACAAGTGGGACCGTCCGGGCCTCGACGCCCTCGAACTCATGGACGAAGTCCAACAGCGCACCGGCCTCCTGCCGACCCCGATCACCTGGCCGGTCGGCCAGTCGGGAGATTTCCGCGGCGTCCTCGATCGCAGCAGCGGTGAGTACACGAAGTACACCCGCACCGACGGCGGTGCGACCATCGCCGGTGAGGAGACCTTCCCCGCCGAGGCAGCCGAAGACCTCGAAGGCGATGCCTGGACGACGGCCGTCGACGAATCGGATCTGCTGGAGATGGAAGACCAGAACCACGACCAGGAGACCTTCCTCGCGGGGAAGACGACCCCGGTGATGTTCGCCTCCGCCGTGCTCAACTTCGGCATCCACAAACTCCTCGACATGCTCGTCGACTTCGCCCCCGCCGCCGAGGCGCGCCCGGACAAGGACGATCAGCCCCGTCCCGTCGACGATCCGTTCTCCGGATTCGTCTTCAAGGTCCAGGCCGGCATGGATTCGAACCACCGCGACCGTCTCGCCTATATCCGTGTGTGCTCCGGAGTGTTCGAACGCGGAACCGTGCTCACCCATGCGAGCACCGGCAAGCCCTTCGCCACGAAGTACGCTCAGCAGGTCTTCGGCCGCGACCGCGATGTCGTCGACGAAGCCTTCCCCGGCGATGTCGTCGGCCTCGTCAATGCCTCCGCGCTGCGCGTCGGCGACTCGCTCTACCTCGACAAGAAGGTCGAGTTCCCGGGCATCCCGACGTTCTCGCCCGAGCACTTCATGGTCATCCGGGCCAAGGACTCCTCGAAGTACAAGCAGTTCCGCCGCGGCATCGAACAGCTCGACCACGAGGGCGTCATCCAGGTGCTGCGCTCGGAGCTGCGCGGTGATCAGGCACCTGTGCTCGGTGCGGTCGGTCCCATGCAGTTCGAGGTCGCCGAAGACCGGATGACCAACGAGTTCAACGCCCCCTGCACCCTCGAGCGCCTCAACTTCTCGCTGGCGCGTCGAACCACCCCCGAGTGCGTGCCGACGCTGGCCAGGGAGCGGTCCGTCGAGGTCCTCCACCGATCGGACGGAGAGCTGCTCGCGCTGTTCTCCGACCGGTGGCGCCTGCAGGGTGTGCAGAAGAACCATCCGGATCTGGTGCTCGAACCGCTGGTCGTCAGCTGA
- a CDS encoding inositol-3-phosphate synthase, whose protein sequence is MATKSIRVAIAGLGNCASSLIQGVEYYRNAAAGTKVPGLMHVEFGDYHVGDIDFVAAFDVDGKKVGVDIAEAITASENNTIKLADVEPTGIEVLRGPTLDGLGEYYRDTIVESDREAVDVVKALKDAEADVLVCYLPVGSQEAVEFYAQAAIDAKVAFVNALPVFIAGTKEWDEKFRAAGVPIVGDDIKSQIGATITHRVMAKLFEDRGVVLDRTYQLNVGGNMDFKNMLERQRLESKKISKTQAVTSNTSAQLADRDVHIGPSDYVEWLDDRKWAFVRLEGRNFGDAPVSLEYKLEVWDSPNSAGVIIDAVRAAKIGLDRGIGGALISASSYFMKSPPEQQDDDAAHEAVEAFIRGDLER, encoded by the coding sequence GTGGCAACGAAATCGATACGAGTCGCGATTGCCGGATTGGGCAACTGCGCCTCGTCCCTGATCCAAGGTGTGGAGTACTACCGGAACGCGGCCGCGGGGACGAAGGTGCCCGGTCTCATGCACGTGGAGTTCGGGGACTATCACGTCGGTGACATCGATTTCGTTGCCGCCTTCGACGTCGACGGCAAGAAGGTCGGCGTCGACATCGCCGAGGCGATCACCGCCAGTGAGAACAACACCATCAAACTCGCCGATGTGGAGCCGACCGGCATCGAGGTCCTGCGCGGACCCACGCTCGACGGCCTCGGTGAGTACTACCGCGACACGATCGTCGAATCCGACCGTGAAGCCGTCGACGTCGTCAAGGCGCTCAAGGACGCGGAGGCGGATGTCCTCGTGTGCTACCTGCCCGTCGGCTCGCAGGAAGCCGTCGAGTTCTACGCCCAGGCGGCCATCGATGCGAAGGTCGCCTTCGTCAACGCGCTGCCCGTCTTCATCGCCGGAACCAAGGAATGGGACGAGAAGTTCCGTGCCGCCGGTGTCCCGATCGTCGGTGACGACATCAAATCCCAGATCGGTGCGACCATCACCCACCGTGTGATGGCGAAGCTGTTCGAAGACCGCGGAGTCGTCCTCGACCGGACCTACCAGCTCAACGTCGGCGGCAACATGGACTTCAAGAACATGCTCGAGCGCCAGCGCCTCGAGTCGAAGAAGATCTCGAAGACCCAGGCCGTGACCTCGAACACCTCGGCTCAGCTGGCCGACCGCGACGTGCACATCGGACCCAGCGACTACGTCGAATGGCTCGATGACCGCAAGTGGGCCTTCGTCCGCCTCGAAGGCCGCAACTTCGGCGATGCGCCAGTATCCCTGGAGTACAAGCTCGAGGTGTGGGACTCGCCGAACTCCGCCGGCGTCATCATCGACGCCGTGCGTGCCGCGAAGATCGGCCTCGACCGCGGCATCGGCGGAGCGCTCATCTCCGCCTCCTCGTACTTCATGAAGTCGCCCCCTGAGCAGCAGGACGACGACGCCGCCCACGAGGCGGTCGAAGCGTTCATCCGGGGCGACCTCGAACGCTGA
- a CDS encoding AbgT family transporter: MASTSAATDEKQSGKSELNWLMRLLVIIEKAGNKLPHPFWLFLSLAVIVMILSSIFSASGLSAVNPATDEKVTVTNLLATDSLREIVAGATNNFVTFPPLGLVLIVLIGVAVAEQSGLIPAMLRGTIAGASPKWITFIVALAGTASSIASDASYMIMIPLGGLAFKAVGRNPLLGCLVAYAATSGGYSAAPMVNSLDTILGGLSTSAAQIIDADYTVSPVANFYFNFVSMFVVAAAVTLVTELLLSKRADQIELDEEVDDDHFDVKMALDANEKRGMVIAVISIVICAGLLFALAWPAGSFLRDEAGGFGPESGLMAGIAAIIGFGFFIVGIVYGYATGSIKKTADIPEMMGKGLLPFVPVIVLFFAASQFLALFKMSNLGEILAIKGADVFGALNTGPFIILLGGWLLVALGALFLTSGSGLWTLMAPVLVPMFMLLSIAPETTQALYRIGDSTTNIISPMSPYFVVVLGFVQRYKKDAGIGTVLSFTIPLSFAMFVLWGLLFFIWWATGIPWGPGAATHYQMG; encoded by the coding sequence ATGGCGAGCACCTCCGCTGCCACTGACGAGAAGCAGAGCGGCAAATCAGAGCTCAACTGGCTGATGCGCCTGCTCGTCATCATCGAGAAGGCCGGCAACAAACTGCCCCATCCCTTCTGGCTGTTCCTGTCCCTGGCCGTCATCGTCATGATCCTCTCGTCGATCTTCTCCGCCTCAGGACTCAGCGCCGTCAACCCGGCCACGGACGAGAAGGTGACGGTGACGAACCTCCTCGCCACCGATTCGCTGCGCGAGATCGTCGCGGGAGCCACGAACAACTTCGTCACCTTCCCACCTCTGGGACTCGTGCTCATCGTGCTCATCGGCGTTGCCGTGGCCGAACAGTCCGGGCTCATCCCCGCGATGCTGCGCGGGACCATCGCCGGTGCCTCACCGAAGTGGATCACCTTCATCGTCGCCCTGGCCGGAACCGCCTCGTCGATCGCCTCCGACGCCTCGTACATGATCATGATTCCGCTCGGCGGACTCGCCTTCAAAGCCGTCGGCCGCAATCCGCTGCTCGGCTGCCTCGTCGCCTACGCGGCGACCTCCGGCGGATATTCGGCGGCACCCATGGTCAACTCGCTCGACACCATCCTCGGCGGACTGTCGACATCGGCGGCACAGATCATCGACGCCGACTACACGGTCAGCCCGGTCGCGAACTTCTACTTCAACTTCGTCTCGATGTTCGTCGTCGCTGCGGCCGTGACCCTGGTGACCGAGCTCCTCCTGTCCAAACGAGCCGATCAGATCGAACTCGACGAGGAGGTCGACGACGACCACTTCGACGTGAAGATGGCCCTCGACGCCAATGAGAAGCGCGGAATGGTCATCGCCGTCATCAGCATCGTCATCTGCGCGGGTCTGCTGTTCGCACTCGCCTGGCCCGCCGGATCGTTCCTCCGCGACGAAGCTGGCGGCTTCGGCCCCGAATCCGGACTCATGGCCGGCATCGCCGCCATCATCGGCTTCGGCTTCTTCATCGTCGGCATCGTCTACGGCTACGCGACCGGATCGATCAAGAAGACCGCCGACATCCCGGAGATGATGGGCAAAGGACTGCTGCCCTTCGTCCCGGTCATCGTGCTGTTCTTCGCAGCCAGCCAGTTCCTCGCCCTGTTCAAGATGTCCAACCTCGGTGAGATCCTCGCGATCAAGGGCGCCGACGTCTTCGGAGCTCTCAACACCGGACCGTTCATCATCCTGCTCGGCGGTTGGCTGCTCGTGGCGCTGGGCGCCCTGTTCCTCACGTCCGGATCGGGACTGTGGACGCTCATGGCCCCGGTGCTCGTGCCGATGTTCATGCTCCTGTCCATCGCCCCGGAGACCACTCAGGCGCTCTACCGCATCGGCGACTCGACGACGAACATCATCTCCCCGATGAGCCCCTACTTCGTCGTCGTCCTCGGCTTCGTCCAGCGGTACAAGAAGGATGCCGGCATCGGCACGGTGCTCTCATTCACGATCCCGCTGTCGTTCGCCATGTTCGTCCTCTGGGGTCTGCTGTTCTTCATCTGGTGGGCCACCGGCATTCCGTGGGGCCCGGGCGCGGCCACTCACTATCAGATGGGCTGA
- a CDS encoding Bax inhibitor-1/YccA family protein has product MMNRAINQGAQAGRNQPVMSDQELNNLFNQPAAENRNAGPQVADRAMTYDDVMMKTGVLFAILLAGAVVGWLVPVLALPAALIALVLGLVNAFKREPSKALIIGYAAFEGVFLGGISSLFETMYPGIVVQAVLATLCVFGVMLALFKFKGVRYGSKMMKFMMIAVGGYAVFSIINFFFAMFTGSGGARSVEISLFGMTFPLGVIIGIVATVLAAMTLIMDFQMIEEGVKHKIPEKYSWMCAFSLMVTLVWLYIEILRLISYFRD; this is encoded by the coding sequence ATGATGAACCGGGCGATCAACCAAGGCGCCCAGGCCGGCCGCAACCAGCCGGTCATGTCCGATCAGGAACTCAACAACCTCTTCAACCAGCCGGCCGCTGAGAATCGCAACGCCGGCCCCCAGGTCGCCGACCGTGCGATGACGTATGACGACGTGATGATGAAGACCGGCGTGCTCTTCGCCATCCTCCTCGCCGGTGCTGTCGTCGGTTGGCTCGTGCCCGTCCTCGCTCTGCCTGCGGCGCTCATCGCGCTCGTGCTCGGCCTCGTCAATGCCTTCAAGAGGGAGCCGAGCAAGGCTCTGATCATCGGCTATGCCGCATTCGAAGGTGTCTTCCTCGGCGGCATCTCCTCGCTGTTCGAGACCATGTACCCCGGCATCGTCGTCCAGGCCGTGCTCGCCACCCTCTGCGTCTTCGGCGTCATGCTCGCCCTCTTCAAGTTCAAGGGTGTGCGCTACGGCTCGAAGATGATGAAGTTCATGATGATCGCCGTCGGCGGTTACGCGGTCTTCTCGATCATCAACTTCTTCTTCGCCATGTTCACCGGCTCCGGTGGTGCTCGCAGCGTCGAAATCTCGTTGTTCGGAATGACGTTCCCCCTCGGTGTCATCATCGGCATCGTCGCCACCGTGCTCGCCGCGATGACTCTGATCATGGACTTCCAGATGATCGAAGAGGGCGTGAAGCACAAGATCCCGGAGAAGTACTCCTGGATGTGCGCGTTCTCGCTCATGGTCACCCTTGTGTGGCTCTACATCGAAATCCTGCGCCTCATCTCCTACTTCAGAGACTGA
- a CDS encoding dihydrodipicolinate synthase family protein — protein MTNPMRGVFAVPTTPYTEDGDQNLDAVAGRIDQVLASGVTGILGLGATGEALALSAAEREAQIKTIVSAVDGRAHVVIGCMAYTPSEMSAQITAAAGWGADAVMVTPPFYGGLDPEAVIAALHPVLSASEVPVMVYNNPHSTGTDLLPVHLASLTDTGRLWSVKETSGAATRIRELRERLGEDIEIFVGADGIALEGFAQGASGWVAASAWLLPEQCQTLWELAARGDWAGAVDLWRSLGRVLGLIEDNSAFISLIKQALGRFGYEQGPVRPPLPTADPEALATLLDAIAELERKHTP, from the coding sequence ATGACGAATCCGATGCGCGGTGTCTTCGCCGTTCCGACGACCCCCTACACCGAGGACGGAGACCAGAACCTCGACGCCGTGGCCGGTCGAATCGATCAGGTGCTCGCCTCCGGGGTGACCGGCATCCTCGGCCTCGGCGCCACGGGGGAGGCGCTGGCGCTGAGCGCCGCGGAGCGTGAGGCGCAGATCAAGACCATCGTCTCCGCCGTCGATGGTCGGGCTCACGTGGTCATCGGCTGCATGGCCTACACCCCATCGGAGATGTCGGCCCAGATCACCGCTGCCGCCGGCTGGGGCGCCGACGCCGTCATGGTCACCCCGCCCTTCTACGGCGGCCTCGACCCCGAAGCCGTCATCGCCGCCCTGCACCCGGTGCTCTCCGCATCCGAAGTGCCGGTGATGGTCTACAACAACCCGCATTCCACGGGCACTGACCTGCTCCCGGTCCACCTCGCCTCGCTCACAGACACCGGCCGACTCTGGAGCGTCAAAGAGACCTCCGGTGCGGCGACCCGCATCCGGGAGCTGCGCGAGCGCCTCGGCGAGGATATCGAGATCTTCGTCGGCGCCGACGGGATCGCGCTCGAGGGCTTCGCTCAGGGCGCCAGCGGATGGGTGGCGGCCTCCGCTTGGCTGCTGCCCGAACAGTGCCAGACGCTGTGGGAACTCGCCGCCCGCGGTGACTGGGCCGGAGCCGTCGACCTGTGGAGAAGCCTCGGGCGGGTGCTCGGACTCATCGAAGACAACTCGGCCTTCATCTCACTCATCAAACAGGCGCTCGGCCGATTCGGATATGAACAGGGCCCCGTACGTCCGCCCCTGCCGACCGCCGACCCCGAAGCGCTGGCGACGCTGCTTGACGCGATCGCCGAACTGGAGAGGAAACACACACCATGA
- a CDS encoding aldehyde dehydrogenase family protein, which yields MSTTTTAENSLVDRGRTALRAIIDGNVGQWIGGRAVTGDGDEIGLINPSDGTVIGSLTAASEAQLDDTVATARAAFTESDWAEDAKLRARVLRRLADLVDADAEEIAYLDGIEAGKVAQGSVDEDVPDVAANLRLSADLISRDDGRYLRSPDGWGWVTKVPSGIVGAILPWNYPVAMLGWKIAPALAAGNAMVVKTSEDSTLSALHLAKLATEAGVPDGILNVLTGTGPGIGAAMGLHHDIDVLTFTGSGPVGRSFLESSARSNLKKVSLELGGRAGYIVDSAHATDFPAIAADIAGAAFGTSGQNCTAASRVIYVGDDDERFAEFRTALIDATEALTVGDPFDADTDIGPVINARAHERITSWVDEAVDKGAQILNTRAEVPETGSWYPPTVIAGVPDDSELGHGEIFGPVTQLLRRTSREDAVELINGEPYGLASSVWCEDIAQVRWWASRIRVGTLAVNGYSEGTEATPFGGMRQSGFWGRDNGPEALETYQETMTVWVADA from the coding sequence ATGAGCACCACGACAACAGCCGAGAACAGCCTCGTCGACCGCGGCCGAACCGCACTGCGGGCCATCATCGACGGCAACGTCGGACAGTGGATCGGCGGCCGAGCCGTCACCGGTGACGGCGACGAAATCGGTCTGATCAACCCGAGCGACGGAACGGTCATCGGCAGCCTGACCGCGGCAAGCGAGGCGCAGCTCGATGACACGGTGGCCACAGCACGCGCCGCCTTCACCGAATCCGACTGGGCCGAGGACGCGAAGCTGCGGGCCCGTGTGCTGCGCCGCCTCGCCGACCTCGTCGACGCCGATGCCGAAGAGATCGCCTATCTCGACGGCATCGAAGCCGGCAAAGTCGCCCAAGGCAGCGTCGACGAAGACGTGCCCGACGTCGCCGCGAATCTCAGGCTCAGCGCCGATCTCATCTCCCGCGACGACGGACGGTATCTGCGCAGCCCTGATGGCTGGGGATGGGTGACGAAGGTGCCCAGCGGGATCGTCGGAGCGATCCTGCCGTGGAACTACCCCGTGGCCATGCTCGGCTGGAAGATCGCCCCAGCCCTGGCCGCCGGCAATGCGATGGTCGTCAAGACTTCCGAGGACTCGACGCTCAGCGCCCTCCACCTCGCGAAGCTCGCCACCGAGGCTGGGGTGCCCGACGGCATCCTCAACGTCCTCACCGGCACCGGTCCAGGCATCGGCGCCGCCATGGGACTGCACCACGATATCGACGTGCTCACCTTCACCGGGTCCGGACCCGTCGGCAGGTCCTTCCTCGAGTCCTCGGCACGGTCGAACCTCAAGAAGGTGTCGCTGGAACTCGGCGGTCGCGCCGGCTACATCGTCGATTCCGCGCACGCCACTGACTTCCCCGCCATCGCCGCCGACATCGCAGGAGCCGCCTTCGGCACCAGCGGCCAGAACTGCACCGCGGCGTCCCGCGTGATCTACGTCGGCGACGATGACGAGCGATTCGCCGAATTCCGCACCGCGCTCATCGACGCGACCGAGGCACTCACCGTCGGTGATCCGTTCGACGCGGACACGGACATCGGACCGGTGATCAACGCCCGCGCCCACGAACGCATCACCTCCTGGGTCGATGAAGCAGTGGACAAGGGCGCGCAGATCCTCAACACCCGCGCGGAGGTCCCAGAGACCGGCAGCTGGTACCCGCCGACAGTCATCGCAGGCGTGCCCGATGACAGCGAGCTCGGCCACGGAGAGATCTTCGGCCCCGTCACCCAGCTGCTGCGGCGCACCAGTCGTGAGGACGCCGTCGAACTCATCAACGGCGAACCCTACGGACTGGCCTCGAGCGTATGGTGCGAGGACATCGCACAGGTGCGGTGGTGGGCAAGTCGGATCCGCGTGGGCACCCTCGCCGTCAACGGCTACAGCGAAGGCACCGAGGCGACCCCGTTCGGCGGGATGCGGCAGTCCGGTTTCTGGGGCCGCGACAACGGCCCCGAGGCGCTGGAGACCTATCAGGAGACCATGACCGTCTGGGTGGCCGACGCCTGA
- a CDS encoding VOC family protein has protein sequence MTDTLNTADPTDPDSTTSGSATAPVATLAMVTLDAPDAAALGEFYSAVLGWPIVHSDENYAMLTGPSHALGIGTIPDHTPPRWPDDGHKQFHFDLAADDIQAAADRCVELGATRADPQPGETWIVLIDPAGHPFCITDAKNWG, from the coding sequence ATGACTGACACACTGAACACTGCAGACCCCACCGACCCCGATTCGACCACCTCGGGCAGCGCGACCGCACCCGTGGCCACGCTGGCGATGGTCACCCTCGACGCCCCGGACGCCGCAGCCCTCGGCGAGTTCTACTCGGCCGTGCTCGGCTGGCCGATCGTCCATTCGGATGAGAACTATGCGATGCTCACCGGACCCAGCCATGCCCTGGGCATCGGCACGATCCCCGATCACACACCGCCGAGGTGGCCCGACGACGGGCACAAACAGTTCCACTTCGATCTGGCCGCCGATGACATCCAGGCCGCGGCCGACCGCTGCGTGGAGCTCGGCGCCACGCGCGCCGATCCGCAGCCGGGAGAGACCTGGATCGTGCTCATCGACCCGGCCGGTCACCCGTTCTGCATCACCGACGCGAAGAACTGGGGCTGA
- a CDS encoding helix-turn-helix domain-containing protein: MDEEVTRRKASPAPDHFYGRVLKPGELLDHARYSSVRVVAERLRPFVRRYWAVDWDLPAGEAYQSSTVSESTINLTFEFGTSRRSGTDGPGAWVTGPVTQRRFDVAIFGRGGVFGVNFHLGATQAFSGEMPADIRDSTVPAAQWFPALERDLGLDESFFRQSNEPDIAALAEAVESWLLSRRPQMSGGYMKLKHLLGILDDPEVVSLGMLSARAGVTERTVQRMFSRYCGVGVKKVLARARIIDAVGAIDRGWDGSLADLAVRFGWFDQSHFSADFLNVTGFSPGEYAQRKSARRGRS, encoded by the coding sequence ATGGACGAAGAGGTCACTAGGAGAAAAGCGTCACCGGCGCCCGATCATTTCTACGGGCGCGTTCTCAAGCCGGGTGAGCTGCTCGACCATGCCCGCTATTCCTCGGTGCGGGTGGTGGCCGAGCGTCTGCGTCCCTTCGTCAGACGCTATTGGGCCGTCGATTGGGATCTGCCGGCGGGGGAGGCCTATCAGTCGTCGACGGTGTCCGAGTCGACGATCAACCTCACCTTCGAATTCGGAACCAGTCGACGGTCAGGGACCGACGGGCCGGGAGCGTGGGTGACCGGTCCCGTGACTCAGCGGCGCTTCGACGTGGCCATCTTCGGTCGCGGCGGGGTGTTCGGGGTGAACTTCCACCTCGGCGCCACCCAGGCGTTCTCCGGCGAGATGCCGGCAGACATCCGCGACTCCACCGTTCCCGCCGCACAGTGGTTCCCCGCACTCGAACGCGACCTGGGCCTCGACGAGTCGTTCTTCCGCCAGTCGAACGAACCCGATATCGCGGCGCTCGCCGAGGCGGTCGAGAGCTGGCTGCTGTCCCGACGTCCGCAGATGTCCGGGGGATATATGAAGCTCAAACACCTGCTCGGCATCCTTGATGATCCGGAGGTCGTCAGCCTGGGAATGCTGTCCGCTCGTGCCGGAGTCACCGAACGCACGGTGCAGAGGATGTTCAGCCGATACTGCGGGGTCGGCGTGAAGAAAGTCCTCGCACGGGCCCGGATCATCGATGCCGTCGGCGCCATCGACCGTGGGTGGGACGGCTCACTGGCCGATCTTGCGGTGCGCTTCGGCTGGTTCGACCAATCCCATTTCAGCGCCGACTTCCTCAACGTCACGGGTTTCAGTCCTGGGGAGTACGCGCAGAGGAAGTCGGCGAGAAGAGGGCGCAGCTGA
- the iadA gene encoding beta-aspartyl-peptidase, whose translation MVTLIRGAEIFAPEPLGVRDILVEGERIAFIGQLDPAAVAELPGAVVIDATGLTATPGLIDPHVHITGGGGEGGYATRTPEISVTDIIRAGVTTVVGCLGTDSVTRSHGGLLAKARGLEEEGITTFVYTGSYQLPARTITGSVVDDIVLIDKVIGAGEIAISERRSFQPTIEALADIVSQCHVGGLLSGKAGVTHFHVGAHESRLGPLHRLLDDYPIAPPAVYATHITRDDELLVDAVALAAKGAFVDMTAGASTVESVRRYVELGGDLDHLTLSSDANGSLPRFDAHGRLIELQVADQSTLYEQVWACVESSGLDLHQVLAFVTANTADALKLFRKGRLAAGKDADLLLVDEDRTIRHGFALGRQTIGDGHLRIRGTFDSPSARPETGRSR comes from the coding sequence ATGGTCACACTGATCCGCGGGGCGGAGATCTTCGCTCCGGAGCCCCTGGGAGTCCGCGACATCCTCGTCGAAGGCGAGCGCATCGCCTTCATCGGTCAGCTGGATCCTGCCGCGGTCGCCGAGTTGCCGGGTGCTGTGGTCATCGATGCCACGGGCCTCACCGCCACACCCGGTCTCATCGACCCGCACGTTCACATCACCGGCGGTGGCGGAGAAGGAGGCTACGCGACTCGCACCCCGGAGATCAGCGTCACCGACATCATCCGCGCAGGTGTGACAACCGTCGTCGGCTGCCTCGGCACCGATTCCGTCACCCGCTCGCACGGTGGTCTTCTCGCCAAGGCTCGGGGTCTTGAGGAAGAGGGAATCACAACATTCGTCTATACCGGAAGCTATCAGCTCCCAGCGCGGACGATCACCGGTTCGGTCGTCGACGACATCGTGCTCATCGACAAGGTGATCGGAGCCGGTGAGATCGCCATCTCCGAACGACGGTCGTTCCAACCGACGATCGAGGCACTCGCCGATATCGTCAGCCAATGCCATGTCGGCGGACTGCTCAGCGGCAAGGCCGGTGTCACTCACTTCCACGTCGGGGCGCATGAGTCTCGGCTCGGTCCTCTTCATCGTCTCCTCGACGACTACCCGATTGCGCCGCCGGCCGTCTATGCCACGCATATCACCAGGGACGATGAGCTCTTGGTCGATGCTGTCGCGCTGGCGGCGAAGGGAGCATTCGTCGACATGACAGCTGGTGCCTCGACCGTGGAGTCGGTGCGGAGGTACGTTGAGCTCGGTGGAGATCTCGACCATCTCACGCTGTCCTCGGATGCCAACGGCAGCCTGCCCAGATTCGATGCTCACGGACGGCTGATCGAGTTACAGGTCGCCGATCAGTCGACGCTGTATGAGCAGGTGTGGGCCTGCGTCGAATCCAGCGGACTCGACCTCCACCAGGTTCTCGCCTTCGTCACAGCCAATACCGCCGATGCTCTGAAGCTGTTCCGCAAGGGCCGCCTTGCCGCCGGAAAGGATGCCGACCTGCTGCTGGTCGACGAGGACCGCACGATCCGGCACGGGTTCGCCCTGGGGCGTCAGACCATCGGCGACGGACACCTGCGTATTCGCGGTACATTCGATTCCCCGTCCGCTCGGCCGGAAACAGGTCGGAGTCGCTGA